In the Drosophila biarmipes strain raj3 chromosome X, RU_DBia_V1.1, whole genome shotgun sequence genome, one interval contains:
- the LOC108023222 gene encoding ADP-ribosylation factor-related protein 1, producing the protein MYTLMHGFYKYMTQKDDYCVVILGLDNAGKTTYLEAAKTTFTRNYKGLNPSKITTTVGLNIGTIDVQGVRLNFWDLGGQQELQSLWDKYYQESHGVIYVIDSNDRERMDESKAIFDKMIKNELLSGVPLLILANKQDLPDVMGVREIKPVFQQAGALIGRRDCLTIPVSALHGEGVDEGIKWLVEAIKRHAVVRPPREND; encoded by the exons ATGTACACATTGATGCACGGCTTCTACAAGTACATGACTCAGAAGGACGACTACTGCGTGGTGATCCTGGGCCTGGACAATGCTGGCAAAACG ACTTACCTGGAGGCCGCCAAAACCACGTTCACCCGGAACTACAAGGGCCTGAATCCCAGCAAGATCACGACGACAGTGGGCCTCAACATCGGCACTATCGACGTGCAGGGCGTGCGGCTCAACTTCTGGGATCTCGGTGGCCAGCAGGAGCTGCAATCACTGTGGGACAAGTACTACCAGGAGTCCCACGGCGTCATCTACGTGATCGACTCCAACGATCGCGAGCGCATGGACGAGTCCAAGGCGATCTTCG ACAAGATGATCAAAAATGAGCTGCTGTCCGGCGTGCCTCTGCTCATCCTGGCCAACAAGCAGGATCTGCCGGATGTGATGGGAGTGCGGGAGATCAAGCCCGTGTTCCAGCAGGCGGGCGCCCTGATTGGGCGTCGAGACTGCCTCACCATTCCAGTGTCCGCCCTGCACGGCGAGGGCGTCGACGAGGGCATCAAGTGGCTGGTGGAGGCCATCAAACGACATGCGGTGGTCAGGCCGCCGCGGGAAAACGATTAG
- the LOC108023211 gene encoding uncharacterized protein LOC108023211 isoform X3, with protein sequence MAAKTDESAPAVAPGPSSSPVPSSGRHQLRPVKFDYADSFACTYIVSVVAASIAELATYPLDLTKTRLQIQGEGAAQSAGKSNRCEDLQLRPDAQGVHPERQPGAAGLEVGAVRCHRRSRCPVAGLARRPGQGANPDGGQAAADGRAAQGPLRRPRLSGDRAPGRR encoded by the exons ATGGCCGCCAAGACGGATGAATCCGCGCCAGCAGTGGCCCCTGgccccagcagcagtcccGTGCCCTCCAGTGGACGCCACCAGCTGCGACCCGTGAAGTTCGACTACGCGGACTCCTTTGCCTGCACGTACATCGTCTCCGTGGTGGCCGCCTCCATCGCCGAGCTGGCCACCTATCCCCTGGACCTGACCAAGACGCGGCTGCAGATCCAGGGCGAAGGAGCCGCCCAATCCGCCGGAAAGTCCAAT CGGTGTGAGGATCTGCAGCTACGACCTGATGCGCAAGGAGTTCACCCAGAACGGCAGCCAGGCGCTGCCGGTTTGGAAGTCGGCGCTGTGCGGTGTCACCGCCGGAGCCGTTGCCCAGTGGCTGGCCTCGCCCGCCGACCTGGTCAAGGTGCAAATCCAGATGGAGGGCAGGCGGCGGCTGATGGGCGAGCCGCCCAGGGTCCACTCCGCCGGCCACGCCTTTCGGGAGATCGTGCACCGGGGCGGCGTTAG
- the LOC108023199 gene encoding puff-specific protein Bx42 yields the protein MSLSSLLPTPTNAVWDREDERRLAARGAPKIGALVSAKIAAPPYGQRKDWIPRTDADFGDGGAFPEIHVAQYPLGLGAPGNVGKKSDALAVRLDDKGKVKYDAIARQGHGKDKVVYSSISQLLPAEVLAEDAEELQRPDEETVLETTEETRLALEKLTNQKITSALPVRHAQKAGPAQYIRYTPSQQGDAFNSGAKQRVIRMVEAQLDPMEPPKFRINKKIPRGPPSPPAPVLHSPSRKVTVKEQKEWKIPPCISNWKNAKGYTIPLDKRLAADGRGLQQVHINEKFAKMAEALYIADRKAREAVEARSQLEKKLAQKEKEKKEDMLRMMAQRAREERAGLRNPEAAEASGPSGGGGAEARERNDLRAERQRERQRDRNLQRAAPEKRSKLQRERERDISEQIALGLPAKSAGNGETLFDQRLFNTTKGMDSGYGDDEAYNVYDKPWRDSNTLGAHIYRPSKQTDSDNYGGDLDAIVNTKRFVPDKQFSGASRDAAAGQRSGPVEFEKEEDPFGLDQFLNMAKKAPKRAEEKNNERSSHSDRKRSRRD from the exons ATGTCGCTATCCAGCCTGCTGCCCACGCCGACGAACGCGGTCTGGGACCGGGAGGACGAGCGTCGCCTGGCCGCCCGCGGAGCCCCGAAGATCGGAGCCCTGGTCTCCGCCAAAATCGCAGCTCCGCCGTACGGACAGCGCAAGGATTGGATTCCGCGCACGGATGCCGACTTCGGCGACGGCGGTGCCTTCCCGGAGATCCATGTGGCGCAGTATCCCCTGG GTCTGGGAGCACCAGGAAATGTGGGCAAGAAATCCGATGCCCTCGCCGTTCGCCTGGACGACAAGGGAAAGGTCAAATACGATGCCATAGCGCGCCAAGGACATGGCAAGGACAAGGTGGTGTACTCGTCTATCTCGCAACTGCTGCCTGCGGAGGTTTTGGCCGAAGATGCGGAGGAACTTCAGCGACCGGACGAGGAAACAGTACTGGAGACCACCGAGGAGACTCGCCTGGCGCTAGAAAAGCTGACTAATCAGAAGATCACCTCGGCGTTGCCCGTGCGCCATGCCCAGAAAGCGGGTCCAGCCCAGTACATCCGCTACACGCCCTCACAGCAGGGTGATGCCTTTAATTCGGGCGCCAAGCAACGGGTCATCCGAATGGTGGAGGCGCAGCTCGATCCGATGGAGCCGCCCAAGTTCCGCATCAACAAGAAGATTCCACGTGGACCTCCCTCGCCTCCGGCACCCGTCCTCCACTCGCCGTCGCGCAAGGTGACGGTCAAGGAGCAGAAGGAGTGGAAGATCCCGCCCTGCATATCCAACTGGAAGAACGCCAAAG GTTACACCATTCCCCTGGACAAGCGTCTGGCAGCTGATGGACGTGGTCTGCAGCAGGTGCACATCAACGAGAAGTTCGCCAAGATGGCCGAGGCACTGTACATAGCCGATCGCAAGGCTCGCGAAGCGGTCGAGGCCCGCTCCCAGCtggagaagaagctggcccagaaggagaaggagaagaagGAGGATATGCTGCGCATGATGGCGCAGCGGGCTCGCGAGGAGCGAGCGGGTCTACGCAATCCAGAGGCAGCTGAGGCATCGGGTCCCTCAGGTGGTGGAGGAGCCGAGGCGCGTGAACGTAACGATTTGCGCGCGGAACGGCAACGGGAACGCCAGCGCGACAGAAATTTGCAGCGGGCGGCCCCGGAAAAGCGGTCGAAACTGCAGAGGGAGCGGGAGCGCGACATCTCCGAGCAGATCGCTCTGGGTTTGCCCGCCAAGAGTGCCGGCAATGGCGAAACCCTATTCGATCAGCGCCTCTTCAACACCACCAAGGGCATGGACTCCGGTTACGGGGATGACGAGGCGTACAATGTGTACGACAAGCCCTGGCGCGATTCCAACACACTGGGCGCCCACATCTACCGACCCAGCAAGCAGACAGACAGCGACAACTACGGCGGTGATCTAGATGCCATTGTAAATACCAAGCGTTTTGTGCCAGACAAACAGTTCTCTGGTGCATCCCGTGATGCGGCCGCAGGTCAGCGGAGTGGGCCCGTGGAGTTCGAGAAGGAGGAGGATCCCTTCGGTCTGGATCAGTTCTTGAACATGGCCAAAAAGGCGCCCAAGCGAGCCGAGGAGAAGAACAACGAGCGCAGCAGCCATTCGGATCGCAAGCGCAGCAGGCGCGATTAG
- the LOC108023207 gene encoding uncharacterized protein LOC108023207 codes for MPVEHWGSLPADDDGVQLTPDKYVPTAAKKPKLDEIRLRGELQPDEKHHTVELRSALVTQTIEVMKQTEVLQSLIETYSNKNGSSNYLLNPCLMIPEVDFPPENAAELVGSQKFQKPIWFTPTVDTPYSRGDPQSYPEISSTACRQAMRKVMCGMLRLAGFTDCSESAVQLLTDATEEFLRSFIGEYRGNYDTQPRLQKSTVLQLVPLERAHTALTGTSLTQVHNYYKHKVLARNRVEIGEFNSVLQEYDKLMKESQSSMQKQHNEFNGHDFLNILDNSATGSSQSIGGNMAMGEMLQDLGGSTGSSGTVSSQQMLYGLLDGQISSNTSNMTGTSGNGSTSGNGNGNGATVTNFHATFES; via the exons ATGCCCGTGGAGCACTGGGGCTCGCTGCCCGCGGATGACGACGGTGTCCAACTGACGCCGGACAAATATGTGCCCACGGCGGCCAAGAAACCCAAGCTGGACGAAATTCGCTTGCGCGGGGAATTGCAGCCGGATGAAAAGCA CCACACGGTGGAACTGAGGAGTGCCTTGGTCACCCAGACCATCGAGGTGATGAAACAGACCGAAGTCCTCCAATCCCTCATAGAAACTTACTCCAACAAAAAT GGAAGTTCAAACTACCTGCTAAATCCCTGCCTTATGATACCGGAGGTGGACTTTCCACCGGAGAACGCCGCGGAGCTGGTGGGCAGCCAGAAGTTCCAGAAGCCCATCTGGTTCACGCCCACCGTGGACACGCCGTACTCCCGGGGCGATCCGCAGTCGTACCCGGAGATCTCCAGCACTGCCTGCCGCCAGGCAATGCGCAAGGTGATGTGCGGCATGCTGCGCCTGGCCGGATTCACCGACTGTTCCGAGTCGGCGGTGCAGCTGCTGACGGATGCCACCGAGGAGTTCCTGCGCAGCTTCATCGGCGAGTACCGTGGCAACTACGACACCCAGCCGCGACTGCAAAAGTCGACGGTGCTCCAGCTAGTGCCCTTGGAACGCGCCCATACTGCGCTCACTGGCACATCGCTCACCCAGGTGCACAACTACTACAAGCACAAGGTGCTGGCCAGGAACCGGGTGGAGATCGGGGAGTTCAACAGCGTGCTGCAGGAATACGATAAGCTGATGAAGGAGAGCCAGAGCAGCATGCAGAAGCAGCACAACGAGTTCAATGGCCACGACTTCCTCAACATCCTGGACAACAGTGCCACCGGCAGCAGCCAAAGCATTGGTGGCAACATGGCGATGGGCGAAATGCTGCAAGATCTGGGCGGGAGTACGGGCTCCAGTGGCACTGTCAGCTCCCAGCAGATGCTGTACGGCCTGCTAGATGGCCAGATATCGTCCAATACGTCCAATATGACGGGAACAAGTGGCAATGGCAGCACAAGTGGTAATGGAAACGGCAACGGGGCCACAGTCACCAACTTCCACGCCACCTTTGAGTCATGA
- the LOC108023211 gene encoding mitochondrial uncoupling protein 4 isoform X2 encodes MRKEFTQNGSQALPVWKSALCGVTAGAVAQWLASPADLVKVQIQMEGRRRLMGEPPRVHSAGHAFREIVHRGGVRGLWKGSIPNVQRAALVNLGDLTTYDTIKHLIMDRLQMPDCHTVHVLASICAGFVAAIMGTPADVVKTRIMNQPTDEKGRGLLYRGSLDCLRQTVAREGFVALYKGFLPCWIRMAPWSLTFWLSFEQIRKMIGASGY; translated from the exons ATGCGCAAGGAGTTCACCCAGAACGGCAGCCAGGCGCTGCCGGTTTGGAAGTCGGCGCTGTGCGGTGTCACCGCCGGAGCCGTTGCCCAGTGGCTGGCCTCGCCCGCCGACCTGGTCAAGGTGCAAATCCAGATGGAGGGCAGGCGGCGGCTGATGGGCGAGCCGCCCAGGGTCCACTCCGCCGGCCACGCCTTTCGGGAGATCGTGCACCGGGGCGGCGTTAGGGGCCTGTGGAAGGGCAGCATCCCCAATGTGCAGCGAGCGGCGCTGGTCAACCTGGGCGACCTAACCACATACGACACGATCAAGCACCTGATCATGGACCGCCTGCAGATGCCCGACTGCCACACGGTCCATGTGCTGGCCTCCATTTGCGCCGGATTCGTGGCAGCGATCATGGGCACGCCAGCCGACGTGGTGAAGACGCGCATCATGAATCAGCCCACCGACGAGAAGGGGCG GGGGCTGCTCTACCGCGGATCCCTGGACTGCCTGCGCCAAACGGTTGCCAGGGAGGGCTTCGTGGCCCTGTACAAGGGTTTCCTGCCCTGCTGGATTCGGATGGCACCCTGGTCGCTCACCTTCTGGCTGTCCTTCGAGCAGATCCGCAAGATGATCGGCGCCTCTGGCTACTGA
- the LOC108023208 gene encoding spaetzle-processing enzyme-like — MVLRSGTFGLYLCVVCLASSCGKPRLHFGICHGPERGKCLPIEECLEELGFVQAKDSAECFQTVCCLQTRPAYPQSMKDYCNSDPKPHISNGELANFREFPWMAMLLYGDQLLPKCGGSLVAKKWVLTAAHCVPGHENQEEKLRLVRLGVWDVRQTEDCRGPNCTPPPEDFPIQRAIVHELYRPTATNGTNLEKHSNDIALLLLGRVVTYTQFVQPICLPPVFSPSLKDVYAGHNLTIAGWGRTNGLSVTTSTVKIKTQVSGWSMKSCKQLYTDVSWGQMCAGGGATRRRSCFGDSGGPVMDDNQLVGIISLGGSNCGSDRAPMVVTRVDTFMGWLAQHMQFSL, encoded by the exons ATGGTTCTCCGATCCGGAACCTTTGGCTTGTACCTCTGCGTAGTGTGTTTAGCCAGCAGCTGTGGAA AGCCGAGGCTGCATTTTGGTATCTGCCATGGACCCGAAAGAGGCAAGTGCCTGCCCATCGAGGAGTGTCTCGAGGAGCTGGGCTTCGTCCAGGCCAAGGATTCGGCCGAGTGCTTCCAAACGGTTTGCTGCCTGCAGACCCGTCCGGCTTACCCGCAATCCATGAAGGACTACTGCAACAGCGATCCCAAGCCCCACATTTCCAACGGCGAGCTGGCCAATTTCCGGGAATTCCCCTGGATGGCCATGTTGCTGTACGGCGATCAGCTGCTGCCCAAGTGCGGCGGCTCTCTGGTGGCCAAGAAGTGGGTCCTCACCGCCGCCCATTGTGTGCCTGGCCACGAAAACCAGGAGGAGAAGCTTCGTCTCGTTCGTCTGGGAGTGTGGGATGTTCGACAGACGGAGGACTGCCGAGGGCCCAACTGCACGCCGCCGCCCGAGGACTTTCCCATCCAGAGGGCCATTGTGCACGAACTGTACCGACCCACCGCCACCAACGGGACCAATCTGGAAAAGCACTCAAACGACATTGCCTTGCTGCTTCTTGGCCGGGTCGTCACCTACACGCAGTTTGTCCAGCCCATTTGCCTGCCACCGGTGTTCAGTCCCTCGCTTAAAGATGTCTATGCGGGCCACAACCTGACCATCGCCGGTTGGGGTCGCACCAATGGTCTGTCAGTGACCACCAGCACGGTGAAGATCAAGACCCAAGTTAGTGGCTGGTCAATGAAGAGCTGTAAGCAGCTCTACACGGACGTGAGTTGGGGTCAGATGTGCGCCGGAGGCGGCGCCACCAGGAGGAGAAGCTGCTTTGGCGACTCCGGCGGCCCCGTGATGGACGACAACCAGCTGGTGGGCATCATCTCGTTGGGTGGGTCCAATTGCGGTTCCGATCGCGCACCAATGGTCGTCACGCGGGTGGATACCTTTATGGGATGGCTGGCGCAGCACATGCAGTTCTCTTTGTGA
- the LOC108023218 gene encoding transcription initiation factor TFIID subunit 9: MSGEKAEKAKISAQIKHVPKDAQVIMSILKELNIQEYEPRVVNQMLEFTFRYVTCILDDAKVYANHARKKTIDMDDVRLATEMTLDKSFTGPPARHVLAKVADVRNAMPLPPIKPHCGLRLPPDRYCLTGVNYKLRATNQPKKMTKSAVEGRPLKTVVKPVSSANGPKRAHSVVAKQQVVTIPKPVIKFTTTTTTKTVASSGASGGGVGLEVKSEPSGSGGDLKMEVDSDAAAVGSIASVSGSGAGNASGASGSSGVAVKREREEEDFEFVAN, from the exons ATGAGCGGCGAGAAGGCCGAAAAGGCCAAGATCAGTGCCCAAATCAAGCATGTGCCGAAGGACGCACAGGTCATCATGTCCATCCTGAAGGAGCTGAACATCCAGGAGTACGAGCCGCGCGTCGTCAACCAGATGCTGGAGTTCACTTTCC GCTACGTCACCTGCATTCTGGACGACGCCAAGGTGTACGCCAATCATGCGCGCAAGAAGACCATCGACATGGACGACGTGCGTCTGGCCACTGAGATGACGCTGGACAAGAGTTTCACCGGTCCGCCGGCGCGCCACGTCCTGGCCAAGGTAGCCGACGTGCGGAACGCCATGCCCCTGCCGCCCATCAAGCCGCACTGCGGTCTCCGACTGCCGCCAGACCGCTACTGCCTCACGGGCGTGAATTACAAGCTGCGGGCCACCAATCAGCCCAAGAAGATGACCAAGTCGGCGGTCGAGGGCCGACCCCTGAAGACCGTGGTCAAGCCCGTCTCCAGTGCCAATGGCCCGAAGAGAGCCCACTCCGTGGTGGCCAAACAGCAGGTGGTGACCATTCCCAAGCCCGTGATCAAGTTCACCACCACCACGACCACGAAAACGGTGGCCAGCTCCGGCGCTTCGGGTGGCGGCGTCGGTCTGGAGGTGAAGAGCGAGCCCAGTGGCTCCGGCGGCGATCTCAAAATGGAGGTGGACAGCGATGCGGCGGCCGTGGGTAGCATCGCCAGCGTTTCGGGATCTGGAGCGGGAAACGCCAGCGGGGCAAGCGGATCCTCTGGCGTGGCTGTCAAGCGGGAGcgcgaggaggaggacttTGAGTTTGTGGCCAACTAG
- the LOC108023213 gene encoding RING finger protein 121, whose protein sequence is MHQQHVDLHAPVDLNKSLDEMTPEERMRAEHQLLVEKHRGHDAMHSEMVIILFVTLVIAQIILVEWKKRHYRSYAFVTLLAMWLIPLIISCSFGWLRFILIWLLFTSITALVMRRAISKPIQGTTPRLVYKWFYFIYKLSYGLGLVGYLVIMAAFLGMNYLFLQPPNTWMDVGLMFCFYGLYIGVLGRDISEICSDKMAAAIGYYTPQGIPTRHLDQNVCAVCGNQLLVSEKEEGVIENTYKLSCNHVFHEFCIRGWCIVGKKQTCPYCKEKVDLQKMFRNPWEKPHVLYGRLLDWIRWLVAWQPLIFFIVQGINWMLGLE, encoded by the exons ATGCACCAGCAGCATGTGGACCTCCACGCTCCCGTGGACCTGAACAAG TCCCTGGACGAGATGACGCCGGAGGAGCGAATGCG AGCGGAGCACCAACTGCTGGTGGAGAAGCATCGCGGCCACGACGCCATGCACTCCGAGATGGTGATCATCCTGTTCGTCACCCTGGTCATTGCCCAGATCATCCTAGTCGAGTGGAAGAAGCGCCACTACAGATCGTACGCCTTCGTTACCCTGCTGGCCATGTGGCTCATCCCGCTGATCATCTCCTGCAGCTTCGGCTGGCTGCGCTTCATCCTCATCTGGTTGCTCTTCACCAGCATCACGGCCCTTGTGATGCGCCGGGCCATCAGCAAGCCCATCCAGGGCACAACTCCCCG GCTGGTCTACAAATGGTTCTACTTCATTTACAAGCTCAGCTATGGCCTGGGCCTGGTGGGCTATCTGGTGATCATGGCCGCCTTCCTGGGCATGAACTACCTGTTCTTGCAGCCCCCAAACACCTGGATGGACGTGGGCCTGATGTTTTGTTTCTACGGCCTCTACATTGGTGTGCTGGGGCGGGATATATCGGAGATTTGTTCGGATAAGATGGCAGCGGCCATAGGC TACTACACACCTCAGGGCATTCCCACCCGGCATCTGGATCAGAATGTCTGCGCCGTTTGTGGCAACCAGCTGCTGGTTTCCGAGAAGGAAGAGGGCGTCATCGAGAACACGTACAAACTGTCTTGCAATCATGTGTTCCATGAGTTCTGCATACGTGGCTGGTGTATTGTGGGCAAGAAACAGACCTGTCCCTACTGCAAGGAGAAGGTCGATCTCCAGAAGATGTTCCGCAATCC CTGGGAGAAGCCGCATGTGTTGTACGGACGCCTGCTAGACTGGATCCGCTGGCTGGTGGCCTGGCAGCCGCTCATCTTCTTCATAGTACAAGGGATCAACTGGATGCTGGGACTGGAGTAG
- the LOC108023211 gene encoding mitochondrial uncoupling protein 4 isoform X1 gives MAAKTDESAPAVAPGPSSSPVPSSGRHQLRPVKFDYADSFACTYIVSVVAASIAELATYPLDLTKTRLQIQGEGAAQSAGKSNMQYRGMVATAFGIAREEGALKLWQGVTPALYRHVVYSGVRICSYDLMRKEFTQNGSQALPVWKSALCGVTAGAVAQWLASPADLVKVQIQMEGRRRLMGEPPRVHSAGHAFREIVHRGGVRGLWKGSIPNVQRAALVNLGDLTTYDTIKHLIMDRLQMPDCHTVHVLASICAGFVAAIMGTPADVVKTRIMNQPTDEKGRGLLYRGSLDCLRQTVAREGFVALYKGFLPCWIRMAPWSLTFWLSFEQIRKMIGASGY, from the exons ATGGCCGCCAAGACGGATGAATCCGCGCCAGCAGTGGCCCCTGgccccagcagcagtcccGTGCCCTCCAGTGGACGCCACCAGCTGCGACCCGTGAAGTTCGACTACGCGGACTCCTTTGCCTGCACGTACATCGTCTCCGTGGTGGCCGCCTCCATCGCCGAGCTGGCCACCTATCCCCTGGACCTGACCAAGACGCGGCTGCAGATCCAGGGCGAAGGAGCCGCCCAATCCGCCGGAAAGTCCAAT ATGCAATACCGCGGCATGGTGGCCACCGCCTTCGGGATTGCGCGCGAGGAGGGCGCCCTGAAGCTGTGGCAGGGCGTGACGCCGGCGCTCTACCGACACGTCGTCTATAG CGGTGTGAGGATCTGCAGCTACGACCTGATGCGCAAGGAGTTCACCCAGAACGGCAGCCAGGCGCTGCCGGTTTGGAAGTCGGCGCTGTGCGGTGTCACCGCCGGAGCCGTTGCCCAGTGGCTGGCCTCGCCCGCCGACCTGGTCAAGGTGCAAATCCAGATGGAGGGCAGGCGGCGGCTGATGGGCGAGCCGCCCAGGGTCCACTCCGCCGGCCACGCCTTTCGGGAGATCGTGCACCGGGGCGGCGTTAGGGGCCTGTGGAAGGGCAGCATCCCCAATGTGCAGCGAGCGGCGCTGGTCAACCTGGGCGACCTAACCACATACGACACGATCAAGCACCTGATCATGGACCGCCTGCAGATGCCCGACTGCCACACGGTCCATGTGCTGGCCTCCATTTGCGCCGGATTCGTGGCAGCGATCATGGGCACGCCAGCCGACGTGGTGAAGACGCGCATCATGAATCAGCCCACCGACGAGAAGGGGCG GGGGCTGCTCTACCGCGGATCCCTGGACTGCCTGCGCCAAACGGTTGCCAGGGAGGGCTTCGTGGCCCTGTACAAGGGTTTCCTGCCCTGCTGGATTCGGATGGCACCCTGGTCGCTCACCTTCTGGCTGTCCTTCGAGCAGATCCGCAAGATGATCGGCGCCTCTGGCTACTGA
- the LOC108023220 gene encoding uncharacterized protein LOC108023220, protein MPGKPESSDSDSEDDAQMRQFLEAADTTLLTNAMFQKAKEEQPLVAEICKDDRHPAKSERYVEEQEAPTSDLQITQEMQTHIWSRLSGLIQEQIEFSLETPNCAGKQKPPPDKVRLMSNADCYLSANAVEEGPPGPKKKPTIKKRIPKEDQSSPEALGSVVVSGESILEGKDLLAWAQKKPRHDKIFQYRASDPKATKLQAIEPTNEFTKRRRQNNWNESKISKKKTNK, encoded by the coding sequence ATGCCAGGCAAACCGGAGAGCAGCGACTCTGATTCGGAGGATGACGCGCAAATGCGCCAGTTCCTGGAGGCGGCAGACACCACCCTCCTCACAAATGCCATGTTCCAGAAAGCCAAAGAGGAGCAACCGCTGGTCGCCGAGATATGCAAGGACGATAGGCATCCGGCCAAAAGCGAACGCTATGTGGAGGAGCAGGAAGCTCCCACCAGCGATCTCCAGATCACGCAGGAGATGCAGACACACATCTGGAGCAGGCTCAGTGGCCTCATCCAGGAGCAAATAGAGTTTTCCCTGGAAACACCCAACTGCGCGGGAAAACAGAAGCCCCCACCCGACAAAGTAAGGCTGATGTCCAATGCTGATTGCTATTTAAGCGCTAACGCGGTGGAGGAAGGTCCTCCGGGTCCCAAAAAGAAACCCACCATTAAGAAACGCATCCCCAAAGAAGACCAATCTTCGCCAGAAGCCCTAGGCTCTGTGGTGGTCAGTGGCGAGTCCATACTCGAAGGCAAGGACCTGCTCGCCTGGGCTCAGAAGAAGCCGCGCCACGACAAGATCTTCCAGTACAGAGCCAGCGATCCAAAGGCCACCAAACTCCAGGCCATTGAACCCACCAACGAGTTCACCAAGCGCCGGCGGCAAAACAATTGGAACGAGTCCAAGATtagcaaaaagaaaacaaataaatga
- the LOC108023209 gene encoding replication factor C subunit 4 → MQAFLKSGKSTAGTGEKSQGAAATRRKPPAPWVEKYRPRNVDDVVEQSEVVAVLRKCVEGGDLPNMLLYGPPGTGKTSTILAAGRQIFGDMFKDRILELNASDERGINVVRTKIKNFSQLSASSVRPDGRPCPPFKIIILDEADSMTHAAQSALRRTMEKESRSTRFCLICNYVSRIIVPITSRCSKFRFKALGDDKVIARLKHICEMEGVKIEEDAYRSIVKISGGDLRRAITTLQSCYRLKGPEHIINTADLFEMSGVIPEYYLEDYLEVCRSGNYERLEQFVREIGFSAYSVGQMMEQFVEFIVHHPGLNDPQKARICDKLGECCFRLQDGGSEYLQIMDLGCCIILALK, encoded by the exons ATGCAGGCCTTTTTGAAATCAGGAAAATCCACGGCAGGAACTGGGGAGAAGAGCCAGGGAGCTGCGGCGACGCGCCGCAAACCACCAGCTCCCTGGGTGGAGAAATA CCGGCCGCGCAACGTGGACGATGTGGTGGAGCAGTCCGAGGTGGTGGCCGTGCTGCGCAAGTGCGTCGAAGGCGGGGACCTGCCCAACATGCTGCTCTACGGCCCGCCCGGCACAGGCAAAACCAGTACGATCCTGGCCGCCGGACGGCAGATCTTCGGGGATATGTTCAAAGACCGCATCCTCGAACTGAACGCCTCCGACGAGCGGGGCATCAATGTGGTGCGCACCAAGATCAAGAACTTCTCGCAGCTCTCGGCTAGCAGTGTGCGTCCGGATGGCAGGCCGTGTCCGCCCTTTAAGATCATCATCCTGGACGAGGCTGACTCGATGACCCATGCCGCCCAGTCAGCCCTGCGTCGCACCATGGAGAAGGAGAGCCGCAGCACCCGCTTCTGCCTGATATGTAACTACGTCTCCAGGATCATTGTGCCCATTACCTCGCGCTGCTCCAAGTTCCGCTTTAAGGCACTGGGCGATGACAAGGTGATTGCCCGATTGAAGCACATTTGCGAGATGGAGGGCGTCAAGATCGAGGAGGATGCCTACAGGTCTATTGTCAAGATCTCTGGCGGAGATTTGCGGCGGGCCATTACCACCCTGCAGTCCTGCTACCGCTTGAAGGGCCCCGAACACATTATCAACACGGCCGATCTGTTCGAGATGTCGGGCGTTATTCCGGAGTACTATCTGGAGGACTACCTCGAAGTCTGCCGCTCGGGCAACTACGAGCGCCTGGAGCAGTTCGTGCGCGAGATCGGCTTCTCCGCCTACAGTGTGGGCCAGATGATGGAGCAGTTCGTCGAGTTCATCGTCCACCACCCGGGCCTGAACGATCCGCAAAAGGCCAGGATATGCGATAAGTTGGGT GAATGCTGCTTTCGCCTACAGGACGGCGGTTCCGAGTACCTGCAGATCATGGATCTCGGCTGCTGCATCATCCTAGCTCTCAAGTAA